The following are encoded together in the Lactuca sativa cultivar Salinas chromosome 1, Lsat_Salinas_v11, whole genome shotgun sequence genome:
- the LOC111905053 gene encoding uncharacterized protein LOC111905053: MEEENAIFQVPSIPKFDGDYEHWSMLMKTLLKSKEYWVVIESGYTEPREGTILTVAQQKDLDALHLKDLKAQNYLFQSIDKQILKTMTHKETAKQIWGAMKRKYQGNVRVKKAQLQRLRREFEILEMKEGESVTDYFGRVMSTANEIRNFGEEITDVMIVEKILRYLTENFNYVVCSIEESKDTDAMSVDELQSSLLVHEQKLLKKPSDDQVLSAELDPTGRRGRGMVEAHSTEDVVAVEEDQDLISISQP, encoded by the coding sequence ATGGAAGAAGAGAATGCAATCTTTCAAGTCCCTAGCATCCCAAAGTTTGACGGGGATTACGAGCATTGGAGTATGCTGATGAAGACGCTACTGAAATCGAAAGAGTATTGGGTAGTAATTGAGTCGGGGTACACCGAACCTCGAGAAGGAACAATACTCACGGTTGCTCAACAGAAGGATTTAGATGCTCTGCATCTCAAGGATTTGAAGGCTCAAAACTACCTGTTCCAGTCGATCGACAAACAGATTTTAAAGACTATGACTCACAAAGAGACTGCCAAACAGATCTGGGGCGCTATGAAGAGAAAATATCAAGGCAACGTAAGAGTGAAGAAGGCGCAATTACAAAGATTACGAAGGGAGTTCGAAATCCTAGAAATGAAAGAAGGTGAAAGCGTCACAGATTACTTTGGTCGGGTAATGTCCACAGCCAATGAAATCAGAAATTTTGGAGAAGAGATAACAGACGTAATGATTGTTGAGAAGATCCTCAGATATCTAACTGAAAATTTTAATTATGTGGTGTGTTCCATTGAAGAATCAAAGGACACTGATGCGATGTCAGTGGATGAGTTGCAAAGTTCTTTGCTTGTGCATGAGCAAAAACTTTTGAAGAAACCTAGTGATGATCAAGTATTAAGCGCAGAACTTGATCCGACCGGAAGACGAGGTCGGGGCATGGTAGAAGCCCATTCAACAGAGGACGTGGTCGCAGTCGAGGAAGATCAAGACCTGATTTCGATAAGTCAGCCATAG